In Trifolium pratense cultivar HEN17-A07 linkage group LG7, ARS_RC_1.1, whole genome shotgun sequence, a genomic segment contains:
- the LOC123895943 gene encoding uncharacterized protein LOC123895943, with product MTGEEAIPIDSTHGNIVISTIDTTQLKERIKTFSENERSKIGYIHISTIQILIKSTFMKGINSPLEIALKDSRILDTDQATIAKGNCNLKYGKIKFDINLQIGLSLKDKDLDRSIVFHYKMKNKNFMKKGNHPFTIYYRINYALSNSHHSIEFKGKDTIHIDELFAPIVTLKSPIFRSLARNSCSLIEADRDLFEETEDKSLFRSKSLRITPPKKDFYISEQKELSKLHSSIEGLSLQVQNLDRKI from the coding sequence ATGACAGGAGAAGAAGCAATTCCCATTGATTCTACTCATGGAAATATAGTTATATCTACTATAGATACAACTCAActtaaagaaagaattaaaaccTTTTCAGAAAATGAAAGATCTAAAATTGGTTATATTCATATATCGACCATTCAGATTTTAATTAAAAGCACTTTTATGAAAGGTATTAATTCACCTCTAGAAATAGCTTTAAAAGACTCTAGAATTCTAGACACAGATCAAGCAACAATTGCAAAAGGAAATTGCAATCTAAAATATGgtaaaatcaaatttgatataaatttaCAAATTGGTTTATCTCTAAAAGATAAAGATCTTGATAGATCTATAGTTTttcattataaaatgaaaaacaaaaattttatgaaaaaaggtAATCACCCATTTACCATTTACTATAGAATTAACTATGCTTTGAGTAATTCACATCATAGTATAGAATTCAAAGGAAAAGACACAATTCATATTGACGAATTGTTTGCACCTATAGTAACTCTAAAATCACCTATATTTAGAAGTCTAGCAAGGAATAGTTGTTCTTTGATAGAAGCTGACAGAGATCTGTTTGAGGAAACAGAAGACAAATCGTTATTTAGAAGCAAAAGCCTTAGAATAACACCACCCAAAAAAGATTTTTATATCTCAGAACAAAAAGAACTAAGTAAGCTACATAGTTCAATAGAAGGACTATCTTTACAAGTCCAAAATTTAGATAGAAAAATCTAA